The Serinus canaria isolate serCan28SL12 chromosome 23, serCan2020, whole genome shotgun sequence genome has a window encoding:
- the HIVEP3 gene encoding transcription factor HIVEP3 isoform X2 has translation MDPEQSQKSTKKAEESPRKRLPKGEAFQGSISSPTTYQGSSAPSQGTPLRDIISQQHFSGSLPVPREEPQEKPGHQKQPKPSSFDHPAHVPQLQQHALAPAFMSPGKPEHVLEGPTWQLVDPVRPGPSGSFPSPGLHAHHGQLLPSHSPIIPAEDMPAVQKVFIPRPAQVSLKQAEEVHKKEKKPQKPGKYICQYCSRPCAKPSVLQKHIRSHTGERPYPCIPCGFSFKTKSNLYKHRKSHAHRIKAGLASGIGAEMYPSSLEMERIGGEDFEEPTEGESTDSEEETAAMSGHAVELSPRQKHTLLSSSLLSAGSQGSSHDRCSLSHSSMSQSLEDSSQFVEPSSEHALSHKSEDTHTIKQKLALRLSERKKVIDEQAFLSPGSKGSTESGYFSRSESAEQQISPPNTNAKSYAEIIFGKCGRIGQRTAALTANTTQGFPHLSGDEKPSMVPLSVPRTQVIEHITKLITINEAVVDTSEIDSVKPRRSSLSRRSSIESPKSGAYREPFQFDIKSGSSSQLDAAKVLASHGEKMKPEQSLLSLQQSHSATETVPLLRSHSMPSAACTISSPHTFRGSYSFDDHIMEPEVLSRSQAFSSHPRMLKRQPAIELPLGVEYVSEEVGSASKETLPKPPEEPETKESDLTKKSRKGPKAKGFMYECNVCGARYKKRDNYEAHKKYYCSELQLSKPRSATSHTSSEPEKSAADPDVWPQMMHYKLGSTLELTPLRKRRKEKSLGDDEEPPSFEVSDTPSSSTGPGTQFANLASSDVALNLTRESMKSPADSGKSAPSEASASFHSRNTKPASSAEGKERRTTSKEISVIQHTSSFEKSDSIEQPSSLEEDKPLSQFPSQPTPQHSRPPHSLQPRLVRQPNIQVPEILVTEEPDRPETEPEPPPKEPEKTEEFQWPQRSQTLSQLPAEKLPPKKKRLRLAEMAQSSGESSFESVSLTRSPSQESSLSHGSSHSVSFDRDDHTKPESSSQPSESHPKPPGVGSHMLMVPSHHHHSREMRRSASEQTPNVSHPSQMSETRSKSFDYGSLSSTPASTPGPSTSSAPQERRKCFLVRQASLTRHPEHEPDPAPLGWPDTEDPAPSSSKSPATSLPHQPTTSSPLPSHGTYPSDKSQPKDSPEPSYSPPYTEALQVFHHPVPQLTLHEKHFMAPQVSIFPYQHLLPQPGQSAELFAAHTMSDILSAQFSMPQIPPSIFQTPPLPLPQTLIHPGPLHIAPPLMSHPAEVSFRHPSFLPVHYPGSSPIPSAFFLPLQSQFALHLPGDAGGHLSQIKSSLFSAAGSSSLSPCTDYDSDSRLHPLTCTASPALSVTVTQLVVPTRTEPMVSLVVPVRIQTNMPSYGSAMYTTLSQILVTQSQCSSSTIVLPKFDDRQPKGALVCSADVHGLGFDLAQMITEEQRSLFQSPYLRVPLPLPERKGYMPLTCPSDSVLSLEGGPSTVGGSKRMLSPAGSLELTMETQQQKRVKEEEVSEAEEKLEVVKPPSAIEEGKKQDKSHFLAESQDRVEVETPPSVSVEQSEPKETPSSSQQAASRPGSPSFEALQEYEQPAGKQFLSQEPLQPVKKEDSKEPVEQPPPSPASTAPVPEGAASAGKAREGTDTKKVLQFPSLHTTTNVSWCYLNYIKPNHTQQADGRSSVYASWCISLYNPNLPGVSTKAALALLRSKQKVSKETYTMATAPRPEAGRLVPASSRKPKMTEVHLPSLLSNEGRKDITRAEKEEEKRGKSEEEALVTKRGEPVRIKIFEGGYKSNEEYVYVRGRGRGKYVCEECGIRCKKPSMLKKHIRTHTDVRPYVCKYCNFAFKTKGNLTKHMKSKAHSKKCQELGVLVSSLVDLEAEEGTSEDLFQDSEGREGSEPIEEHQFSDLEESDDDDDDNEDEEDEEEEESQDEPAPKLPEGKAGTLLLPSSGGSPSSPEEGTQTSPAQEAASSTPKAGEGQQASSSSSSGLESKWSADSSDIAVCHSFLSLHRPALTSTERLAPAERESVTRPQMSLVMDLSTSKDTSPRKRWSPSQEGGRGGGSSRPMLARKHLLTKNETSPKRFSPTAELSSLRCLSPGRGLSPCQRLSPRREASPLRCVSPRLELSPSRHLSPRRELSPRTALPPDGEAAPARHSSPSREMASLRYFSLKKVLSPGCLELARYPPLGKEDSPGTSKSAEDKAPSSHQAQPGIFSSMPLPHRFFGKNLQLYESKLPHISP, from the exons ATGGATCCTGAACAAAGCCAGAAGAGCACAAAAAAGGCTGAGGAAAGTCCAAGAAAGAGGCTTCCCAAAGGAGAGGCTTTCCAAGGCAGTATTTCATCCCCAACTACGtaccagggcagctctgctccttcccaaggaACCCCTCTCCGAGATATCATCTCGCAGCAGCACTTTTCCGGCTCTTTGCCCGTTCCACGAGAGGAGCCTCAGGAGAAGCCCGGCCACCAGAAGCAACCCAAGCCCTCCTCCTTTGACCACCCCGCCCACGTCCCGCAGCTTCAGCAGCACGCACTGGCACCAGCATTTATGTCCCCGGGGAAGCCGGAGCATGTCCTGGAAGGTCCCACATGGCAGCTAGTTGATCCAGTCAGGCCAGGGCCCTCTGGCTCCTTCCCGTCCCCCGGGCTGCACGCCCACCACGGCCAGCTCCTCCCGTCCCACTCGCCCATCATTCCCGCAGAGGACATGCCGGCCGTGCAGAAGGTCTTCATCCCCCGCCCCGCCCAGGTGTCCCTGAAGCAAGCTGAGGAGGTGcacaagaaggagaagaagccCCAGAAGCCGGGCAAGTACATCTGCCAGTACTGCAGCAGGCCCTGCGCCAAGCCCAGCGTGCTCCAGAAACACATCAGGTCCCACACGGGGGAGAGGCCCTACCCTTGCATTCCATGCGGCTTCTCCTTCAAAACGAAGAGCAATCTGTACAAACACAGGAAGTCCCATGCTCACCGGATTAAAGCTGGGCTGGCCTCAGGGATCGGAGCAGAGATGTACCCATCGAGCCTGGAGATGGAGCGGATCGGTGGGGAGGACTTCGAGGAGCCGACGGAAGGGGAAAGCACGGACTCGGAGGAGGAGACGGCAGCGATGTCGGGGCACGCCGTGGAGCTGTCGCCCAGGCAGAAGCAcaccctgctctccagcagcctgCTGAGCGCGGGGAGCCAAGGCTCCAGCCACGACCGCTGCTCATTGTCCCATTCCAGCATGTCCCAGTCCCTCGAGGACAGCTCCCAGTTCGTGGAGCCGTCGTCGGAGCACGCCCTGAGCCATAAGTCCGAGGACACCCACACCATCAAGCAGAAGCTGGCGCTGCGCCTGAGCGAGCGCAAGAAGGTGATCGACGAGCAGGCGTTCCTGAGCCCcggcagcaaaggcagcacgGAGTCCGGGTACTTCTCCAGATCCGAGAGCGCGGAGCAGCAGATCAGCCCTCCCAACACCAACGCCAAATCCTACGCCGAGATCATCTTCGGGAAGTGTGGGAGGATTGGGCAGAGGACGGCGGCGCTGACTGCAAACACAACCCAGGGGTTCCCACACCTGTCCGGCGATGAGAAGCCCAGCATGGTCCCATTGTCTGTGCCTAGAACACAGGTGATTGAACACATCACTAAGCTAATTACCATTAACGAAGCTGTTGTGGATACCAGTGAAATCGACAGCGTCAAGCCCAGAAGAAGCTCTCTTTCAAGGCGTAGCAGCATTGAATCCCCAAAGTCTGGTGCGTACAGGGAACCGTTTCAGTTCGATATCAAGtctggctccagcagccagctggatGCAGCGAAAGTGTTGGCGTCCCACGGTGAAAAAATGAAGCCCGAACAATCATTGTTGTCACTTCAGCAATCCCACAGTGCCACAGAGACAGTGCCTCTCCTAAGAAGCCACTCAATGCCTTCTGCTGCATGCACTATAAGCTCCCCACACACCTTTAGAGGTAGCTACTCATTCGATGATCACATCATGGAGCCGGAAGTCTTAAGCCGCAGCCAAGCGTTTTCCTCCCACCCTCGAATGCTAAAACGCCAACCAGCTATCGAGCTACCCTTGGGAGTGGAATACGTCTCGGAGGAGGTCGGCTCTGCCAGCAAAGAAACTCTTCCCAAACCTCCCGAGGAGCCTGAAACCAAGGAAAGCGATCTTACCAAAAAGTCCCGCAAGGGCCCGAAGGCGAAGGGGTTCATGTACGAGTGCAACGTGTGCGGCGCTCGCTACAAGAAAAGGGACAACTACGAGGCCCACAAGAAGTACTACTGCTCAGAACTGCAGCTCTCCAAGCCCCGCTCTGCCACGTCCCACACCTCCTCTGAGCCGGAGAAGAGCGCGGCGGATCCCGACGTGTGGCCCCAGATGATGCATTACAAGCTGGGCAGCACCTTGGAGCTCACCCCGCTGCGGAAGAGGCGGAAGGAGAAGAGCCTCGGGGACGATGAGGAACCTCCATCTTTCGAAGTGTCTGACACCCCCTCCTCCAGCACCGGCCCAGGCACTCAGTTTGCAAACCTGGCCTCGTCTGACGTGGCTCTAAACCTGACCCGTGAATCCATGAAGTCACCAGCAGACTCGGGAAAATCCGCACCTTCCGAGGCCAGTGCCAGCTTCCATTCCAGGAACACCAAACCAGCTTCGAGCGCGGAGGGCAAGGAGAGGAGAACAACCTCCAAGGAGATCTCTGTCATCCAGCACACGAGCTCCTTTGAGAAGTCAGACTCCATcgagcagcccagcagcctggaagAGGACAAGCCCCTGTCCCAGTTCCCCTCTCAGCCCACGCCCCAGCACAGCCGCCCCCCtcactccctgcagcccaggctggtcCGCCAGCCCAACATCCAGGTCCCTGAGATTCTGGTCACGGAAGAGCCAGACAGACCAGAAACAGAGCCAGAACCTCCTCCGAAGGAGCCAGAGAAAACCGAGGAGTTCCAGTGGCCGCAGAGGAGCCAGactctttcccagctccctgcagagaaaCTCCCACCCAAGAAGAAGCGGCTCCGGCTGGCAGAAATGGCCCAGTCCTCTGGAGAGTCCAGCTTTGAGTCCGTCTCTCTCACCCGGAGCCCCAGTCAGGAGAGCAGCCTATCCCACGGCTCCAGCCACTCCGTCTCCTTTGACCGGGATGACCACACCAAGCCAGAGTCGAGCAGCCAGCCCTCTGAGTCCCACCCAAAACCTCCTGGTGTTGGCTCCCATATGCTGATGGTCCCCAGCCACCATCACCATTCCAGGGAAATGCGGAGATCTGCTTCCGAGCAGACGCCCAACGTGTCCCACCCATCCCAGATGTCAGAGACTCGCAGCAAATCCTTTGACTACGGGAGCTTGTCGTCCACTCCTGCCTCCACCCCCGGCCCCTCCACCTCCTCGGCcccccaggagaggaggaaatgctTCCTGGTGCGGCAGGCGTCCCTCACCAGGCACCCCGAGCACGAGCCAGACCCGGCCCCGCTGGGCTGGCCGGACACGGAGGATCCAGCTCCTTCTTCAAGTAAATCTCCTGCCACGAGTTTGCCCCATCAGCCGACCACGTCCTCCCCTTTGCCCTCTCACGGCACCTACCCGAGTGACAAGAGCCAGCCAAAGGACAGCCCCGAGCCATCCTACAGCCCGCCATACACAGAGGCTCTGCAGGTGTTCCACCACCCCGTGCCACAGCTGACGCTGCACGAGAAGCACTTCATGGCCCCTCAGGTTTCCATATTCCCCTACCAGCACCTCCTGCCGCAGCCGGGGCAGTCTGCAGAGCTCTTCGCTGCACACACCATGTCTGACATCCTCTCTGCCCAGTTCTCCATGCCTCAGATCCCTCCCTCCATATTCCAGACCCCGCCCCTGCCCCTCCCGCAAACGCTCATCCACCCGGGCCCGCTCCACATCGCTCCTCCCTTGATGTCTCACCCCGCCGAGGTGTCCTTCAGGcacccttccttcctgcccGTGCACTACCCTGGCTCCTCCCCGATCCCCTCAGccttcttcctgcctctccagTCTCAGTTTGCCCTCCACTTGCCAGGTGATGCTGGTGGACATTTGTCACAGATCAAATCCAGTTTGTTCTCGGCAGCAGGAAGCTCCAGCCTGTCCCCGTGCACGGATTATGACTCGGACAGCAGGTTGCACCCTCTGACCTGCACAGCGAGTCCCGCGCTGTCTGTCACCGTGACCCAGCTCGTGGTCCCCACCCGGACGGAGCCCATGGTGTCCCTGGTTGTCCCCGTTCGCATCCAGACCAACATGCCCTCCTATGGCAGCGCCATGTACACCACGCTCTCCCAGATCCTGGTCACGCAgtcccagtgcagctcctccACCATCGTCCTCCCCAAATTCGATGACCGCCAGCCCAAGGGCGCCCTGGTGTGCAGCGCTGACGTCCACGGGCTGGGTTTTGACCTGGCCCAGATGatcacagaggagcagagaagcCTTTTCCAGAGCCCATACCTGAGAGTGCCCCTGCCCTTACCGGAAAGAAAGGGCTACATGCCCCTCACCTGCCCCTCAGACAGCGTCCTCAGCCTGGAAGGGGGCCCCTCCACAGTTGGGGGGAGCAAAAGGATGCTGTCCCCAGCCGGCAGTTTGGAGCTGACGATggagacacagcagcagaagagagtgaaggaggaggaagtgtctgaagcagaagagaagctgGAAGTGGTGAAGCCACCCAGTGCAatagaggaagggaaaaagcaggATAAATCTCACTTCCTTGCAGAAAGCCAAGACAGGGTGGAGGTTGAGACACCACCCAGCGTGTCCGTGGAGCAGTCGGAGCCAAAGGAAACCCCGAGCAGTTCCCAGCAGGCAGCGTCCCGGCCGGGTTCCCCCAGCTTTGAGGCACTGCAGGAGTACGAGCAGCCAGCTGGCAAACAGTTCCTCAGCCAGGAGCCTCTGCAGCCCGTCAAGAAGGAAGACTCCAAAGAACCGGTGGAGCAGCCTCCAccaagccctgccagcactgcccccgTGCCCGAGGGCGCCGCCAGCGCGGGGAAGGCTCGGGAAGGCACAGACACCAAGAAAGTCCTGCAGTTCCCCAGTCTCCACACAACCACTAATGTCAGTTGGTGCTATTTAAACTACATAAAGCCAAATCACACCCAGCAAGCCGATGGCCGCTCCTCGGTGTACGCCAGCTGGTGCATCAGCCTCTACAACCCCAACCTGCCCGGGGTGTCCACcaaggcagccctggccctgctgaggtcCAAGCAGAAGGTGAGCAAGGAGACCTACACCATGGCCACCGCGCCGCGGCCTGAGGCGGGCAGGCTGGTCCCGGCCAGCTCCAGGAAGCCCAAAATGACCGAG GTTCATTTGCCTTCGCTCCTTTCTAATGAAGGTCGAAAAGATATAACTAGAgctgagaaggaagaggagaaaaggggaaaatcagAAGAAGAGGCTCTTGTGACCAAGCGAGGGGAGCCCGTGAGGATCAAGATCTTTGAAGGAGG GTACAAATCAAACGAAGAGTATGTGTATGTGCGAGGCCGTGGAAGAGGGAAGTATGTTTGTGAGGAGTGTGGAATTCGCTGCAAGAAACCCAGCATGCTGAAGAAACACATTCGCACGCACACAGACGTCAGGCCGTACGTCTGCAAGTACTgtaactttgcttttaaaaccaaAG gGAATCTGACTAAACACATGAAGTCAAAGGCCCACAGCAAAAAATGTCAGGAGCTGGGCGTGTTGGTATCTTCACTGGTGGATCTGGAAGCCGAGGAAg GAACCAGTGAAGACCTTTTCCAGGACTCTGAGGGGCGGGAGGGATCTGAGCCCATCGAGGAACACCAGTTTTCAGACCTCGAGGAATCTGACGACGACGACGACGACAATGAGGACGAGGAAGacgaggaggaagaggagagccAAGACGAGCCAGCGCCGAAGCTGCCGGAAGGCAAAGCCGgcaccctcctgctgccctcctcagGGGGCTCCCCGTCCTCTCCAGAGGAAGGCAcccaaacatccccagctcAAGAAGCTGCTTCCAGCACCCCGAAAGCAGGGGAAGGCCAGCaggcctcctcctcctcctcctcagggctGGAGAGCAAGTGGTCAGCAGACAGCAGTGACATTGCTGTGTGCCACAGCTTCCTGAGCCTCCACAGACCAGCTCTGACCTCCACCGAGCGCTTGGCTCCTGCTGAGAGAGAGTCTGTCACCAGGCCACAGATGTCCTTGGTCATGGACCTGTCGACCTCCAAAGACACCTCTCCGAGGAAGAGGTGGTCCCCGAGCCAggagggt